A single genomic interval of Streptomyces sp. NBC_00663 harbors:
- a CDS encoding glycosyltransferase, with protein MRVLLMSYGSRGDVEPLAGLAAALRELGVEVRACVPPDEELAALLTRVGAEVVSFGSSVRALVTGARGPSPDLAFRVAAELVAGHFDEVAAAAEGCDALLATGLMPAGARSVAEHLGIPYVLACFHPCGLPSSHYPPLTRPGKPNPPGVTDLKELWRLDAERVNALYGEPLNTRRAALGMPPVDNVRDHVLTERPWLAADPALGPWQEMTDLELVPTGAWIRPDDRSLPEELEAFLAAGAPPVYVGFGSMAMHAASDVGPVAIEAVRALGRRVLLGRGWADLALIDGQEDCFAVGDVNHQALFPRVAAVVHHGGAGTTTTAARAGAPQVVVPQIADQPLWAARVADLGIGVAHDGPAPTLASLTAALEVALSPETRERAEAVAGTMRTDGAMIAAKLLIDEIGRERPPVPA; from the coding sequence GTGCGTGTGTTGCTGATGTCGTACGGATCGCGCGGGGACGTGGAACCGCTTGCGGGGCTGGCCGCGGCCCTGCGGGAGCTCGGTGTGGAGGTGCGGGCGTGTGTACCGCCGGACGAGGAACTCGCGGCGCTGCTCACCCGCGTCGGGGCGGAGGTGGTGTCGTTCGGCTCGTCGGTGCGGGCGCTGGTGACGGGGGCGCGGGGGCCGTCGCCCGACCTCGCGTTCCGGGTCGCGGCCGAGCTGGTTGCCGGGCACTTCGATGAGGTCGCGGCGGCGGCCGAGGGGTGCGACGCGCTGCTGGCGACCGGTCTGATGCCGGCCGGGGCGCGGTCGGTGGCCGAGCATCTCGGCATCCCCTACGTGCTCGCCTGCTTCCACCCGTGCGGGCTGCCGTCGTCCCACTACCCGCCGCTGACCCGGCCGGGCAAGCCGAACCCGCCGGGCGTGACCGACCTCAAGGAGCTGTGGCGCCTCGACGCCGAGCGCGTGAACGCGCTGTACGGCGAGCCCCTCAACACCCGGCGCGCCGCCCTCGGCATGCCGCCGGTCGACAACGTCCGCGACCATGTCCTCACTGAGCGGCCGTGGCTGGCGGCGGACCCGGCGCTGGGCCCGTGGCAGGAGATGACGGACCTCGAACTCGTGCCGACCGGCGCGTGGATCCGGCCGGACGACCGGTCGCTCCCCGAGGAGCTGGAGGCGTTCCTGGCGGCCGGCGCGCCACCGGTGTACGTCGGGTTCGGCAGTATGGCCATGCATGCCGCGAGCGATGTCGGGCCGGTGGCGATCGAGGCGGTGCGTGCGCTGGGCCGCCGGGTGCTGCTGGGGCGCGGCTGGGCGGACCTGGCGCTGATCGACGGCCAGGAGGACTGTTTCGCCGTCGGCGACGTCAACCACCAGGCGCTGTTCCCCCGGGTCGCCGCGGTCGTCCATCATGGCGGCGCGGGTACGACGACGACGGCAGCGCGGGCGGGCGCGCCCCAGGTGGTCGTCCCGCAGATCGCGGACCAGCCGCTGTGGGCGGCCCGGGTGGCCGACCTGGGCATCGGGGTGGCGCACGACGGTCCGGCGCCGACCCTCGCGTCCCTGACGGCCGCGCTGGAGGTGGCGCTGTCCCCCGAGACCCGCGAGCGGGCCGAGGCGGTGGCGGGCACGATGCGCACGGACGGGGCGATGATCGCCGCGAAGCTGCTGATCGACGAGATCGGCCGGGAAAGGCCGCCTGTACCCGCCTGA